The Chlorocebus sabaeus isolate Y175 chromosome 20, mChlSab1.0.hap1, whole genome shotgun sequence genomic sequence CGCTTGTTATGTAGAGGGTAAAATGAAGCTCAGAACAGTCAATCGCGAAATCTAAGCCGATCGGGTGGGAAAGCCGGCATCACTAGAATGATAATCTAAGGCTGCTTCTCCCACTTTGCCTGAGCAAATATGGGGAGATTACATAGCAAGGCACGGGTAAATTGCCAGTGCCTATTTCTCAGAACCAGATCTGGTGATCGCAAAGACGTGCCCCTCTAGGTGTGCCTATATACTGCTCCAGAAGAGCAAGCCGAGAAAGTAGTGCTCAAACCTAGAGCACATTCAACCTTTCATATagataaaggcaaaaaaaaaaaaaaaaaagaaaaggccaagtAAGTGAAAAAGCTGCTTTCGGCCAACGACTTAAGTCTTTACGGCTGTGAGCGCCATGGGCCACAGTAGCTTTCCGTTAACTTCAGATCCGGCTGTCGCCCCACTGCCAAAGTTACCTTCCAACATCGTTACTGTTGCACTGTATGCAGTCAAGTGTCCAGCTCCTCAGATGAGCGAGTGGTCGGCCCTAAAAAGGGCCTTTGGGATCGAAACGTGCAAAGCTGGAGCGGCGGCCTAGCCTCCGAAGCCGTACAGTGTGCGCCCCTGGCGCTTGAGCGCGTACACCACATCCATGGCCGTGACGGTCTTGCGCTTGGCGTGCTCGGTGTAGGTGACTGCGTCCCGAATCACGTTCTCCAGGAACACCTTCAGCACACCGCGGGTCTCCTCGTAAATGAGGCCAGAGATCCGCTTAACGCCGCCACGCCGAGCTAGACGCCGAATGGCAGGCTTGGTGATGCCCTGAATGTTGTCTCTCAGGACCTTGCGGTGGCGCTTAGCGCCCCCTTTGCCTAAGCCTTTTCCACCCTTTCCCCTGCCAGACATGACTGCTACAGCCCGAAAGACAGCTTCTGTCAGGGCAGGCACGGTCTTCCCCTGATATACAAGAGTATCGGACCAGATTGAAAACCGAAAGCGCGCCGGCGGGAAGCTTTCTCAATTGTCCCCGCCCTCTCGACATTTCgtcatttcttttctgttctcctctccctcctcctccactctGCTCAGGTCCCTCCCACCCTCTTCCCCCCCGCGCCCCCCTACGCCATAGTCCCCGGGAGAATTCAGATCCCAACCCGGGGCTTCCGGATTCTGCAGTGGCTTTGGCCTGTGTCTGGTCTGAGGACGCCCGAAAGGCACTGCACTGAGGCTAAGGGAAAGTTCTTCTGGAGGGAGCCTCAGGTAGAGCAAATGGAGGCCAGAGGCGGGCAGGAGCGCGCCAGCGCAGGATTTAATCCCGACGAGCGGATTCAGAGCCGTGCTTataggaagcctcaggaagcgcCGTTCCGACGATGAGGCCAACATGCGAGAGGCGACCTCAAGAGCCGCGGCGCCAGGGATCTGTGCGCCAAGGGAGGACGGGAGGGAGCAGGTTCGCCATAATTCCTGACTCTAGGCTCTGTTTGGTTGGACCGAGCCACTCTATTTTAGCTCACGCAGGAGAATTCTGGCCCTGGGAAAATTGATCTCAGCATGCTGCGAGGTCAGCGAATCCCAACACACTGTCGCTCAAAGCAGTGCTGGAAGAAACAAAACAGTTCTCCCTCGGTAGAACTGAGGGGGATTGGTCCAGGCCTCCCGCCGATACCAAAATCCTGGTTGCTCAAGTCTCTCATAGAAAATGGCGTAGTATTTGCACATAACTATGCACATCCTCCCGTGTACTTTAAATGGTCTCTAAATTACTTTGTAACACCTAAtccaatgtaaatgctatgtaagtaattgttatactgtttttatttttactagcttttgttgtattttttttttttttaattcatttgtttgATATTTCGATCTTGGAGAACCCGCGTATGTGGAGGGCCTGCTACACACAGAAAACTGAGGGATATTCTGTGCATCCGTTTCTACGGATCCTCTAAACCGGCCTTTGTTTTCAGCCAGGATTTAGTGCCCAACTGTGTCCTCTGGAGGCCCCACATGGAGCTAGCAAAGTTTGCTAAATCGGGTTTTGCAAGAGGACTATCTGCTCCATACTGAGAGTAATTACcacaaactgctctatgaaattGGTTGGGGTTCTTACTGTTAGCATGTTTATTACTTTATCAGGGCTCTCTGTAGGAGAGTCTGTGAGAAAATGTTCTGGTTTCTGCTGAAAGAATCGCGTTTGGTTGGGGTTTTTTCCCccgaaaaatattatttttaaaaactcttctgtGCCCTGTTTAATCTCTCCCTTGGATCCACCTCCTATGTGCTCATAAATCGTAAATCTGTATTCAGACTTCTAGACTCGAAACACGTAGATCCACCTCGTGGTTCTTCAGTCATTTTAAGCTCAAAACTCAAAATCTCCCGAAATCAAAATGTTGACATTTATAATCTCCAGGGTGTGACTCACGGGGCATGAGGGGAGCAGTTCTCTCCCTCCCCGCATAAAGCTGGTTCTCCTGTCTGCTCACTGAACGGTTCCACTAGGCATCACAGCATCTACATGCCTAAACCAACACCCCAGCATTGGCATCAGATATCTTCCTCTCCCTTGGCTGCTTCAGGACAGAGAAGAAACATGCTTGCCCTTTTCTGACTCTTTAGTAACTCTCACCGAATCTATCACATTATTTTACATCTCTTTACATCTTAGTACTCCCCCATCTTGGCTGTGTGTTCCTTACTGGCAgtgatttttgtttattcatttttgtaaacTGACACTTAGTTCAGTGTCCAATATAAACTCAATAATAgttaataaaaggaaaagttcCTGCATCTGATTGCTTTTAAACACTGTTAGAAAAGACATAACCAAATTGCAGCAGGAtaaaacaaccacaaaacaaGGCTGAGAGGAGTGAGTGGTGATTTCTGGTGTCAGCGGGCACAGGACCCTGGGCAGAATCAGAGATACGGGGTCTATTCAGTTCCCTTTTTAAGGGGATCAGGACATGCTACCTCCAGATGTGCCAGTTTCGACTTAAGAATTATTTTCAGCTGAAATAAGCAGTTAAAATCCCTTACCTATTTAATAGCAGATCCCCCTCGCAAATCTCAAATTTTTAACTCAGTTGTCATAAACCTTCTTCAGGACTAGAAGCAAATCTAATCTCAGAGATGAGAAGTAGTCATCACACCCAAATAGACATTGTCACAAGACTCGAATCTTCCATCTATTCTAAGGGaccatttatcttttcaaaagtcATTTGGTTTTCCATATGTCCTttattcctcctccttttcccctgCTGTTAGGTAGATCCCAAATTCTAACCACCCCTTTGAGTTACTCATCTCAGAGTGCTCCCTatgtatacactttttttttttttttttttttttttttgattcagagtcttactctgtcacccaggctggagtgcagtggtacaatctccgtTTAAGCCCCCaagtctgtggtgttttgttatagtcCCTCTGGAAACTAACACAGGATTCATGGTCTGCCAAAGTCCCATTCCCTGCTCAGACCGACAATGGATGGTGGGATCCTTTGTGATATGTACCCTGTGAGTTAGAAGTAGCAACTTAGAGCTGTAGAGGACAATACCTTTGCACCCAGTACCTCATccactgaattttattttcaaagatataGTCTGAAACCCTCAGAGGGTGAGTGCCTTTCCAGTGTGTCAGAGCCATTAGCAGCTGGGCAGACCGCTGAGCATGTAGATTTCTAGGTCAGGGCCCTCTCCCCAAAGAATCATACTCCCTGGTTGAACTGAACCTAAATCGGGTTTTA encodes the following:
- the LOC140709467 gene encoding histone H4, producing the protein MSGRGKGGKGLGKGGAKRHRKVLRDNIQGITKPAIRRLARRGGVKRISGLIYEETRGVLKVFLENVIRDAVTYTEHAKRKTVTAMDVVYALKRQGRTLYGFGG